A section of the Scomber scombrus chromosome 24, fScoSco1.1, whole genome shotgun sequence genome encodes:
- the LOC133976553 gene encoding sodium/potassium-transporting ATPase subunit alpha-1 — protein MGRGEGREQYELAATSEQGGKKKAKGKKKEKDMDELKKEVDMDDHKLTLDELHRKYGTDLSNGLTSAKAAEHLARDGPNALTPPPTTPEWVKFCKQMFGGFSMLLWTGALLCFLAYGIQAAMEDEPANDNLYLGVVLSAVVIITGCFSYYQEAKSSKIMDSFKNLVPQQALVVRDGEKSSINAEQVVVGDLVEVKGGDRIPADLRIISAHGCKVDNSSLTGESEPQTRTPDFSNENPLETRNIAFFSTNCVEGTARGIVISTGDRTVMGRIATLASGLEVGRTPISIEIEHFIHIITGVAVFLGVSFFVLSLILGYSWLEAVIFLIGIIVANVPEGLLATVTVCLTLTAKRMAKKNCLVKNLEAVETLGSTSTICSDKTGTLTQNRMTVAHMWFDNQIHEADTTENQSGTSFDRSSATWAALARIAGLCNRAVFLAEQSGLPILKRDVAGDASESALLKCIELCCGSVQEMRDKSPKISEIPFNSTNKYQLSIHTNTSPERESRHLLVMKGAPERILDRCSSIMMMGKEQPLDDELKDAFQNAYLELGGLGERVLGFCHFNLPDDQFPEGFAFDTEEVNFPTENLCFIGLMSMIDPPRAAVPDAVGKCRSAGIKVIMVTGDHPITAKAIAKGVGIISEGNETVEDIAARLNIPITEVNPRDAKACVVHGGDLKDLSAEQLDDILKYHTEIVFARTSPQQKLIIVEGCQRQGAIVAVTGDGVNDSPALKKADIGVAMGIAGSDVSKQAADMILLDDNFASIVTGVEEGRLIFDNLKKSIAYTLTSNIPEITPFLLFIIANIPLPLGTVTILCIDLGTDMVPAISLAYEAAESDIMKRQPRNPKTDKLVNERLISIAYGQIGMIQALAGFFTYFVILAENGFLPSTLLGIRVNWDNKYMNDLEDSYGQQWTYEQRKIVEFTCHTAFFVSIVIVQWADLIVCKTRRNSVFQQGMKNKILIFGLFEETALAAFLSYCPGMDVALRMYPLKPNWWFCAFPYSLLIFIYDEIRKLILRRSPGGWVERETYY, from the exons GAAGGACGTGAGCAGTATGAGCTGGCTGCGACCTCGGAGCAGGGAGGTAAGAAGAAGGCGaaggggaagaagaaagaaaaggatatGGATGAACTAAAGAAGGAAGTGGATATG GACGACCACAAGCTGACCCTGGATGAGCTCCATCGCAAATATGGAACAGACCTGAGCAac GGTTTGACTAGCGCAAAGGCAGCTGAGCATCTGGCCCGTGATGGGCCCAATGCCCTCACTCCTCCTCCCACCACCCCAGAGTGGGTCAAGTTCTGTAAACAG ATGTTTGGCGGTTTCTCCATGCTTCTGTGGACCGGAGCCCTCCTCTGTTTCCTGGCCTACGGTATCCAGGCCGCCATGGAGGATGAGCCTGCAAATGATAAT TTGTACCTGGGTGTGGTGCTTTCTGCTGTCGTCATCATCACTGGTTGTTTCTCTTACTACCAAGAGGCCAAGAGCTCCAAGATCATGGACTCCTTCAAAAACCTGGTCCCACAG CAAGCCCTGGTTGTCCGTGATGGTGAGAAGAGCAGCATCAACGCCGAGCAGGTGGTGGTCGGAGATTTAGTGGAAGTGAAAGGTGGTGACAGAATCCCCGCTGACCTGCGAATCATCTCTGCTCACGGCTGCAAG GTGGACAACTCCTCTCTGACCGGTGAATCAGAGCCCCAGACTCGTACTCCCGACTTCTCCAATGAGAACCCACTTGAGACCAGGAACATCGCTTTCTTCTCTACCAACTGTGTTGAAG GAACTGCCCGTGGTATTGTGATCAGCACTGGAGACCGTACCGTCATGGGACGTATCGCCACACTGGCCTCTGGCCTTGAAGTCGGACGTACCCCCATCTCCATCGAAATCGAGCATTTCATCCACATCATCACCGGTGTGGCTGTCTTCCTGGGCGTTTCCTTCTTTGTCCTGTCTCTCATTCTTGGATATTCCTGGCTGGAGGCCGTCATCTTCCTCATTGGTATCATTGTCGCCAACGTGCCAGAAGGTCTCCTGGCTACTGTCACT GTGTGTCTGACTCTGACTGCTAAGCGTATGGCCAAGAAGAACTGCTTGGTGAAGAACTTGGAAGCTGTGGAGACCCTGGGCTCCACTTCCACCATCTGCTCAGACAAGACCGGCACCCTCACCCAGAACAGAATGACCGTGGCCCACATGTGGTTCGACAACCAGATCCACGAGGCCGACACCACCGAGAACCAGAGCGGAACCTCCTTCGACAGGAGCTCGGCCACCTGGGCCGCCCTCGCCAGAATTGCCGGACTCTGCAACCGCGCCGTCTTCCTGGCAGAGCAGAGCGGCCTTCCCATCCTGAAG aGAGACGTGGCTGGTGATGCCTCTGAGTCGGCTCTGCTGAAGTGTATCGAGCTGTGCTGCGGATCAGTCCAGGAAATGAGAGATAAAAGCCCCAAAATTTCTGAAATCCCATTCAACTCCACAAACAAGTACCAG CTTTCcattcacacaaacacctcACCGGAACGAGAGTCCAGGCATCTGCTGGTGATGAAGGGCGCCCCAGAGAGGATTTTGGACCGCTGCTCCTCCATCATGATGATGGGCAAAGAGCAGCCACTGGACGACGAGTTGAAAGACGCTTTCCAGAACGCCTACCTGGAGCTGGGAGGTCTGGGAGAGAGAGTACTGG GTTTCTGCCATTTCAACCTGCCTGACGACCAGTTCCCAGAGGGCTTTGCTTTCGACACTGAAGAGGTGAACTTCCCCACTGAGAATCTGTGCTTCATCGGCCTCATGTCCATGATCGACCCTCCTCGTGCTGCTGTGCCCGATGCTGTCGGCAAATGCAGGAGCGCTGGTATCAAG GTAATCATGGTGACAGGTGATCATCCAATCACAGCTAAGGCCATTGCTAAGGGTGTGGGTATCATCTCTGAAGGCAATGAGACTGTTGAAGACATCGCAGCTCGTCTGAACATCCCAATTACTGAAGTCAACCCAAG AGATGCTAAAGCTTGTGTAGTCCACGGCGGAGACCTGAAGGATTTGTCCGCAGAGCAGCTTGATGACATCCTGAAGTACCACACTGAGATTGTTTTTGCCAGAACCTCCCCACAGCAGAAACTGATCATTGTGGAGGGCTGCCAGAGACAG ggaGCCATTGTGGCCGTGACCGGTGATGGTGTCAACGACTCTCCAGCTCTAAAGAAAGCTGACATTGGCGTTGCCATGGGAATCGCTGGATCTGACGTCTCAAAGCAGGCCGCTGACATGATCCTGCTGGACGACAACTTTGCCTCCATCGTTACTGGAGTGGAAGAAG GTCGTCTGATTTTTGACAACTTGAAGAAGTCCATCGCCTATACTCTGACCAGTAACATCCCTGAGATcacccccttcctcctcttcatcatcgcCAACATCCCTCTGCCCCTGGGAACCGTCACCATCCTCTGTATCGACCTGGGAACAGACATG GTCCCTGCCATCTCCCTGGCTTATGAAGCAGCTGAGAGCGACATCATGAAGAGACAGCCCAGAAAccccaaaacagacaaactggTGAACGAGAGGCTCATCAGCATAGCCTACGGACAGATCG GTATGATCCAGGCGCTGGCTGGCTTCTTCACCTACTTTGTGATCCTGGCTGAAAACGGCTTCCTGCCATCCACCCTGTTGGGCATCAGAGTGAACTGGGATAACAAATACATGAACGACCTCGAGGACAGCTATGGACAGCAGTGG ACCTATGAGCAGAGAAAGATCGTTGAGTTCACCTGCCACACAGCCTTCTTCGTCAGCATTGTCATCGTGCAGTGGGCTGATCTGATCGTCTGTAAGACCAGGAGGAACTCCGTCTTCCAACAGGGCATGAA gaACAAGATCCTGATCTTTGGGCTGTTTGAGGAGACCGCCCTGGCTGCCTTCCTCTCTTACTGCCCCGGCATGGATGTCGCCCTCAGAATGTACCCTCTTAA gccCAACTGGTGGTTCTGCGCCTTCCCCTACTCCCTGCTCATCTTTATCTATGATGAAATCCGTAAGCTGATCCTCAGACGCAGCCCAGGAG GTTGGGTGGAACGGGAGACCTACTATTAA